In Paenibacillus sp. 1781tsa1, one DNA window encodes the following:
- a CDS encoding hemolysin family protein: protein MDSERYALNLILVAFLIGLSAFFVAVEFALVRVRPSRIDQMIAEGNKRALAVKQAVANLDGYLSACQLGITITSLGLGWLGEPTVEKILHPVFESLQIPEAVSSFLSFVIAFASITYLHVVVGELAPKTIAIRKAETVALLTSTPIIWFNRIMYPFIWLLNGSANQLVKLFGIKPASEHEDAHSEEELQIIINESFENGKINQAEFGYVSRIFAFDEMLAKEIMVPRTDMVCLYVNRTNEENLEIIREEQYTRFPVVNESKDDIIGIINTKQFFLELYGNDEPVDLSSLIQPVSAVHETTPVKDLLKKMQKDGVHIAVLVDEYGGTSGIVTIEDVLEQIVGEIRDEFDADEVEDIQVINENYVIMDGKVSLSKVNDMFMSSLDADEWDTIGGWLYSHRPEMKEQEEYEFENLTFVLLEKDKNRFYKVAIVPKEPLTMSDYTDEDEKESNWLNKANS, encoded by the coding sequence ATGGACAGTGAGAGGTATGCGTTAAATTTAATATTGGTTGCGTTTTTGATAGGACTTTCGGCGTTTTTTGTTGCAGTGGAGTTCGCTCTGGTACGGGTTCGTCCGAGCCGGATCGACCAAATGATTGCAGAAGGAAACAAGCGTGCGCTGGCTGTGAAACAAGCCGTTGCCAATCTGGATGGATATTTGTCCGCCTGCCAGCTCGGCATCACGATTACCTCTCTGGGACTGGGCTGGTTGGGTGAACCAACGGTAGAGAAGATTCTCCACCCTGTGTTCGAAAGCTTGCAAATTCCTGAGGCAGTTTCTTCATTCTTATCATTTGTTATTGCGTTTGCTTCCATCACGTATCTGCATGTTGTGGTTGGTGAACTTGCTCCAAAAACGATTGCAATCCGCAAAGCAGAGACTGTAGCCCTGCTGACGTCTACACCTATCATCTGGTTTAACCGAATTATGTATCCTTTTATCTGGCTGTTAAACGGCTCAGCAAACCAACTGGTGAAACTGTTCGGAATCAAACCTGCTTCCGAGCACGAAGATGCTCACTCTGAAGAAGAGTTGCAGATCATTATTAATGAAAGCTTCGAAAACGGTAAAATAAACCAAGCCGAGTTCGGTTATGTAAGCCGGATCTTTGCTTTTGATGAGATGTTAGCCAAAGAAATCATGGTACCCCGGACCGATATGGTCTGCCTTTATGTAAATAGAACGAATGAGGAAAACCTGGAGATTATTCGTGAAGAGCAGTATACCCGTTTTCCAGTAGTTAATGAGAGCAAAGACGATATTATCGGTATCATTAATACGAAGCAATTCTTCCTGGAACTATACGGAAATGATGAACCTGTCGATCTGTCTTCCCTGATTCAGCCTGTATCTGCTGTTCACGAAACAACTCCTGTAAAGGACTTGCTCAAGAAAATGCAGAAGGATGGCGTACACATCGCCGTGCTGGTTGATGAATATGGAGGAACATCCGGAATTGTAACCATCGAGGATGTGCTTGAACAGATTGTCGGTGAGATCCGCGACGAGTTCGACGCTGACGAAGTGGAGGATATTCAGGTCATCAATGAGAACTATGTCATTATGGATGGCAAGGTTTCCTTATCGAAGGTGAACGACATGTTTATGTCCAGCCTGGATGCAGATGAGTGGGATACCATTGGTGGATGGCTTTATAGCCATCGTCCGGAGATGAAAGAACAGGAAGAATATGAGTTCGAGAATCTAACTTTTGTTTTGCTGGAAAAAGACAAAAATCGGTTCTACAAAGTGGCCATTGTTCCCAAGGAACCATTGACTATGTCTGACTACACCGATGAAGACGAGAAAGAGTCCAATTGGTTAAATAAAGCAAATTCATAA
- the cls gene encoding cardiolipin synthase codes for MFWLVIILVVFIFQAATILLLEFRNPAKAVAWLFILFCVPLIGFVVYYFVAQDYNKRKKLRKGGSRIFREMKETIWTQAHIIGDVEQMPGDRFSHQHRLFNLLTHLSESPITGCNHSTVLTNGEEAFAAMLREMEKAKHHLHVEFYIFRDDVISTKFQDVMIRKAQEGVKVRFICDGLGSHKMSGSFIRKLQDAGVEFHYFLPPLIATIDRRVNYRNHRKIVVVDGQVGFVGGINVGDDYLGQYPEVGFWRDTHVQIEGDAVYFLQSTFLNDWKLAAGERITEPQLAELFPPHICSGEERIQILASGPDQDWDAIQEMCFGAISVACDRIYITTPYFIPDPALYEALKTAAVSGVDVRIIIPYQSDSVLVHLASLSYVEELLRAGVQFFQYRKGFVHAKVMIVDELLATVGTANMDMRSFFCNFELTAVLFESSAIHRLITDFERDLGECSQIDGKVFQKRSRGQKGAEMLSRMLSPLL; via the coding sequence ATGTTCTGGCTGGTCATTATATTAGTCGTATTTATTTTTCAGGCCGCCACGATTCTTTTGCTGGAATTTCGGAATCCGGCTAAAGCTGTGGCTTGGCTGTTTATTTTGTTCTGCGTGCCTTTGATCGGTTTTGTCGTGTATTATTTCGTGGCGCAGGATTATAACAAACGAAAAAAACTCCGCAAGGGTGGATCGAGAATTTTCCGTGAAATGAAGGAAACGATCTGGACACAAGCCCACATCATTGGAGATGTCGAACAGATGCCTGGCGATCGTTTCAGCCATCAGCATCGATTGTTTAACCTGTTAACCCATCTGTCGGAGAGCCCGATCACGGGTTGTAACCACAGTACGGTACTCACCAATGGTGAAGAGGCATTTGCGGCAATGTTGAGAGAAATGGAAAAAGCAAAACACCATCTGCATGTGGAATTTTACATTTTTCGTGATGATGTCATCAGTACCAAATTTCAGGACGTCATGATTCGTAAGGCGCAAGAGGGTGTGAAAGTTCGGTTTATCTGCGACGGTCTCGGCAGCCACAAGATGAGTGGAAGCTTTATCCGCAAACTTCAGGATGCCGGTGTGGAATTCCATTATTTTCTCCCACCGCTGATCGCTACAATTGACCGCAGAGTAAACTACCGGAATCACCGCAAAATTGTTGTTGTGGATGGACAAGTTGGCTTTGTGGGCGGCATTAATGTAGGTGATGATTATCTTGGACAATATCCAGAGGTGGGTTTCTGGAGGGATACACATGTGCAGATTGAGGGAGACGCTGTATACTTTTTGCAAAGTACGTTCCTTAACGACTGGAAACTGGCTGCTGGTGAGCGAATTACCGAACCCCAGCTTGCAGAATTATTTCCTCCGCATATCTGTAGCGGGGAAGAGCGAATTCAGATATTGGCTAGTGGACCGGATCAGGACTGGGATGCGATTCAGGAGATGTGTTTTGGGGCCATTTCGGTAGCCTGTGACCGGATCTACATTACCACACCTTATTTTATACCTGATCCTGCACTATATGAGGCGCTCAAAACAGCTGCAGTCAGTGGCGTTGATGTGAGAATTATCATTCCGTATCAATCCGATTCAGTACTCGTGCACCTGGCGTCACTTTCATATGTGGAGGAACTGTTGCGAGCAGGTGTGCAGTTTTTCCAATATCGTAAAGGGTTTGTACATGCCAAAGTGATGATTGTAGATGAGCTGCTCGCTACAGTCGGAACAGCCAACATGGATATGCGCAGTTTTTTCTGCAATTTCGAGTTGACGGCCGTCCTGTTTGAGTCCTCTGCGATCCATCGTTTGATTACTGACTTTGAACGTGATCTCGGGGAATGCAGTCAGATCGATGGGAAGGTATTTCAGAAGCGTTCAAGGGGGCAAAAAGGCGCAGAAATGCTTTCTCGGATGCTTTCTCCGCTTCTTTAG
- a CDS encoding YitT family protein, with product MSNVTVKELTAKPADRGVKSSVFTLKLLQRIVMILIGAALMAVSLEVFLVPNGVIDGGITGISIMVSELTHLPLGVFLTLLNLPFLILGYKQIGKTFALSTLLGIVVMSIGTSLLHHVPALTPGEPLLGAVFGGLILGVGVGLVIRSGGSLDGTEIVAILLSEKSPLSVGQIVLFINVFIFAGAGFVFGWPNALYSMIAYYIAMKMIDIVNEGLDQSKSVWIISEKYRDIGSALTDRLGRGVTFLDGEGGFSGDEKKIIFVVITRLEEAKLKSIVEDWDPQAFVAIGNIHDVKGGRFKKKGIH from the coding sequence ATGTCCAATGTAACGGTTAAAGAACTAACAGCCAAGCCAGCTGACCGCGGGGTCAAAAGCTCGGTGTTTACATTAAAGCTGCTGCAACGTATTGTGATGATTCTGATCGGTGCTGCACTGATGGCTGTGTCGCTTGAAGTGTTTCTCGTACCGAATGGCGTTATTGATGGTGGAATTACGGGGATTTCAATTATGGTGTCAGAACTTACACATCTGCCACTAGGCGTATTCCTGACCTTGCTCAACTTGCCTTTCCTGATTCTGGGTTACAAGCAGATTGGTAAAACATTTGCATTATCCACGCTACTGGGAATCGTGGTCATGTCCATCGGGACGTCATTATTGCACCATGTTCCTGCATTAACACCGGGTGAGCCTTTGCTGGGAGCTGTTTTTGGCGGATTGATCCTGGGTGTGGGTGTTGGACTCGTCATTCGGTCTGGTGGTTCACTGGACGGTACGGAGATCGTGGCCATCCTGCTTAGTGAGAAGTCACCGTTATCTGTAGGACAGATCGTATTATTCATTAACGTATTTATTTTCGCAGGCGCAGGATTTGTATTCGGTTGGCCGAATGCCCTGTATTCCATGATTGCATATTATATTGCGATGAAGATGATTGATATCGTGAATGAAGGACTGGACCAGTCCAAATCGGTATGGATCATCAGTGAGAAGTATCGTGATATCGGTTCAGCCCTGACAGACCGTCTCGGTCGGGGTGTGACTTTCCTGGATGGAGAGGGCGGATTCAGCGGGGATGAGAAGAAGATTATTTTCGTTGTAATCACCCGTTTGGAAGAAGCCAAGCTCAAGTCCATCGTTGAAGATTGGGACCCGCAAGCCTTTGTGGCGATCGGTAACATTCACGACGTGAAGGGCGGACGTTTCAAGAAAAAAGGTATCCATTAG
- the ligD gene encoding non-homologous end-joining DNA ligase, producing MAPKIQGTIIIDGTELTVTNPDKLLWPEAGVTKAIYLQKLAALAPYLLTYTSNRLLTTIRYPHGAGGTFFYQKNAPEPVPDYVRTEVHDGIRYVVMNGLPELLWLGNLAALEFHPSLHAVGSLLPCEWMIDLDPSQEHEPRIMQAALIVGETLTSLGLKSIPKTSGATGVQIIVPIVQGVTFDELRDIGYFVGKYVTQKHPDLFTLERLKKDRGDRIYFDYLQHYGGKTLAAPYTPRAKSGATVSTPLTWDEVRNNVSIQDYHLMNIVERLNDTGDLIAAVEPQPVELILKHLKKK from the coding sequence ATGGCCCCTAAGATCCAAGGAACCATCATAATAGATGGCACAGAGCTAACCGTTACGAACCCGGACAAGCTGTTATGGCCGGAAGCGGGTGTCACCAAAGCAATCTATCTGCAAAAGCTGGCTGCTCTAGCTCCATATCTGCTCACATATACAAGCAATCGACTACTAACCACCATTAGGTACCCCCATGGAGCTGGAGGGACATTTTTCTACCAAAAGAATGCTCCTGAACCTGTCCCGGATTATGTACGGACTGAAGTTCACGATGGCATCCGTTATGTCGTGATGAATGGACTCCCGGAATTGTTGTGGCTTGGCAACCTGGCGGCACTTGAATTCCATCCTTCTCTTCATGCTGTGGGAAGCCTGCTGCCCTGTGAATGGATGATTGATCTGGACCCCTCTCAGGAACATGAGCCACGAATCATGCAGGCTGCACTCATCGTTGGAGAGACCCTGACTTCGCTTGGTCTGAAATCCATCCCCAAAACTTCAGGAGCAACCGGAGTTCAGATTATAGTTCCTATTGTGCAAGGTGTTACCTTTGATGAGCTGCGGGATATCGGTTATTTTGTTGGCAAATATGTCACTCAGAAGCACCCCGATCTGTTCACACTGGAACGACTCAAAAAGGACCGTGGAGACCGCATATATTTTGACTACCTCCAGCATTATGGTGGCAAGACCCTTGCGGCCCCCTATACACCTCGTGCCAAATCAGGAGCCACCGTTTCTACTCCACTTACCTGGGATGAGGTTCGAAACAACGTCTCCATCCAGGATTACCATCTGATGAACATTGTTGAACGCCTGAATGATACCGGAGATTTAATTGCAGCCGTCGAGCCACAACCGGTTGAACTCATTCTCAAGCATTTGAAGAAAAAATAG
- a CDS encoding RNA ligase family protein produces MFKPLIPFEPISKDTLPTGPQWIAQVKWDGVRMLAYEDGHELRLVNRRLHDRTAQYPELVTPRNLCSGSSYILDGEVIALDPDTGKPSFYHVLRRDRMSRPEGIAQAIHQIPVTYMVFDILFYEGKWVTDQPLADRQRLLHEVLNTAPHVQEVTNTLDAASLLTVMRQHQMEGIVCKDLTSTYGIQGKDQRWQKVKIMHDVYAMIGGVTYRSGIVNAVAIGVYDGPKFVYIGHVGTGKLNSNTWRELTHQVEPLIRQDRPFHNVPERSAETTWVEPRIGVKVQYMELTHHHTLRHPSIQTFAEVTREDCLANQLLQ; encoded by the coding sequence ATGTTCAAACCGCTGATTCCGTTCGAACCCATCTCCAAGGATACCTTGCCCACAGGACCGCAATGGATTGCCCAGGTCAAGTGGGATGGAGTCCGTATGCTTGCCTATGAGGACGGGCATGAGCTGCGCCTGGTGAATCGCAGATTACATGATCGAACTGCGCAGTATCCCGAGTTGGTGACACCACGCAATTTATGCTCAGGCTCCTCCTATATCTTGGATGGAGAAGTTATTGCTCTGGACCCCGACACCGGAAAACCTTCGTTTTATCACGTTCTGCGGCGGGATCGCATGAGCAGACCCGAAGGCATCGCCCAAGCCATACATCAGATTCCGGTCACGTATATGGTATTTGATATCCTGTTCTATGAAGGGAAATGGGTGACGGATCAGCCTTTGGCAGATCGACAGCGCCTGTTACACGAGGTTCTTAACACCGCTCCCCATGTTCAGGAGGTCACCAATACACTTGATGCCGCATCCCTGCTTACGGTGATGAGACAGCATCAGATGGAAGGCATCGTCTGCAAAGATCTCACCAGCACTTATGGCATACAGGGTAAGGACCAGCGCTGGCAGAAGGTCAAAATCATGCATGATGTATATGCCATGATCGGGGGAGTCACGTACCGGAGCGGTATTGTGAACGCCGTCGCGATCGGAGTATATGATGGGCCTAAATTTGTCTATATTGGTCATGTCGGGACTGGCAAGCTGAACTCCAATACTTGGCGTGAACTCACCCATCAAGTTGAGCCTCTGATTAGGCAGGACCGACCGTTCCATAATGTACCCGAACGCAGTGCGGAAACCACCTGGGTGGAACCACGAATAGGTGTCAAAGTGCAATATATGGAACTGACGCATCATCACACACTACGCCATCCCAGTATTCAGACCTTCGCAGAGGTAACCCGTGAGGATTGCCTGGCGAATCAGCTTCTTCAATGA
- a CDS encoding endospore germination permease, whose amino-acid sequence MIEKGRLTVRQLASLMFLCTIGEQILVFPSMITSYAHQDAWLSALLGVAGGLGILFIMLIAYKLHPRLNLIQNALQTLGPWIGTLFGSFYIFYFLISTSTFIREIGDFMSTQILPESPLLILHLVFICALVWGLLSGLESIGRSAEVFLPLIVLFLLILTGCLIPHIKVANIQPVLAQGFLDPLKGFFAVLTYPYCELCIFMMLFPYTKNEPHLEKDILLAGMIGGLLLTLTLSMCLLVMGPWMTQHHWFASFNLSQKINIGNFMQRIEAFMASVWLIAVFFKAALFFYSFVLGLANLCRLSSHRSLILPGSMLILAMSILIAPNETFYLKVIIPYWIDWDLTCGIALPLLLILVHHMKSHFQKI is encoded by the coding sequence ATGATCGAAAAGGGACGTTTGACTGTTAGGCAGCTGGCTTCACTCATGTTCCTGTGCACCATTGGGGAGCAAATTCTGGTCTTCCCTTCCATGATCACATCCTACGCTCATCAGGATGCCTGGTTATCAGCCTTGTTGGGAGTCGCAGGGGGGCTTGGCATACTCTTCATTATGCTTATTGCCTACAAACTGCATCCCCGGTTGAATTTGATTCAAAATGCCCTTCAAACATTGGGACCCTGGATCGGGACCTTGTTTGGTTCATTTTATATTTTTTATTTCCTGATCAGCACCTCAACGTTCATTAGGGAAATTGGCGACTTTATGTCTACCCAGATCTTGCCGGAATCTCCATTACTGATTCTGCATTTAGTTTTCATCTGTGCGCTTGTCTGGGGGCTTCTTTCGGGTCTGGAGAGCATAGGCAGAAGTGCTGAAGTCTTTCTTCCTCTAATCGTGTTGTTTTTGCTTATTCTGACGGGTTGTCTAATCCCCCATATAAAAGTAGCTAACATTCAACCTGTGCTAGCGCAGGGTTTTCTCGATCCGCTAAAGGGTTTTTTCGCTGTACTCACATATCCCTACTGTGAACTATGTATCTTCATGATGCTCTTTCCCTACACAAAAAATGAGCCCCATCTGGAGAAGGACATTCTGTTAGCAGGGATGATTGGCGGATTGTTACTCACACTGACGCTGAGCATGTGTCTGCTCGTTATGGGACCCTGGATGACACAGCATCACTGGTTCGCTTCATTCAACCTTTCACAGAAGATCAATATCGGAAACTTTATGCAACGCATCGAAGCGTTCATGGCATCGGTCTGGCTTATCGCTGTTTTCTTCAAAGCCGCCCTGTTCTTCTATAGTTTTGTCCTGGGTCTCGCTAACCTGTGTCGCTTGTCCAGTCACCGTTCTCTGATCCTGCCGGGTTCCATGCTTATTCTCGCCATGTCTATTCTAATCGCTCCGAATGAGACCTTTTATCTCAAGGTCATCATCCCCTATTGGATTGATTGGGATCTGACCTGCGGCATAGCGCTTCCGTTATTGCTCATCCTGGTGCATCATATGAAGTCCCACTTTCAAAAAATATAA
- a CDS encoding VOC family protein — MNTTYQIPATTHLGEVSLRIMNLDRSIKFYTDVVGLKLLERSGKVATLTADGKQSLLRLEELTDGITLPERSHAGLYHFAILLPDRKSLGIALRNLAASGIGIGQGDHLVSEAFYISDPDQNGIEIYADRARDTWKRDSDNNYVMASDPVDVESLFALSENEPWQGLPAGTVIGHVHFHVRSLEESRNFYTGILGFDIVGNFAKMSALFVSAGGYHHHLGLNIWAGVNAPVNPDNATGIDYFTIVYATKEQLEQALEQLRQSGTVVTQVEDTWFTVDPQNIRIRLTTAN; from the coding sequence ATGAATACAACGTATCAAATCCCTGCCACAACCCATCTGGGTGAAGTGAGTCTCCGAATTATGAACCTGGACCGTTCAATTAAGTTCTATACCGATGTGGTTGGATTGAAATTACTGGAGCGTAGTGGCAAAGTTGCAACGTTGACAGCCGACGGAAAACAGTCCCTGCTGCGATTGGAAGAGCTCACGGATGGAATTACCCTACCGGAACGCTCACACGCTGGCTTGTATCATTTCGCCATCCTGCTGCCTGACCGTAAGTCCCTAGGTATTGCTCTTCGTAATCTGGCTGCATCCGGTATCGGTATCGGCCAAGGCGATCACTTGGTCAGCGAAGCCTTCTATATCTCCGATCCCGATCAGAACGGGATTGAGATCTATGCTGACCGTGCACGTGATACCTGGAAACGGGATAGCGACAATAACTACGTGATGGCAAGTGATCCGGTTGATGTGGAAAGCCTGTTTGCCCTATCGGAGAATGAACCTTGGCAGGGTCTGCCTGCTGGTACAGTTATCGGTCACGTACATTTCCACGTCCGCAGCCTGGAAGAATCCCGCAACTTCTACACCGGCATACTCGGTTTTGACATCGTAGGTAACTTCGCCAAGATGTCAGCACTATTTGTATCCGCAGGCGGCTATCATCATCATCTGGGACTCAATATCTGGGCAGGAGTGAATGCACCTGTCAATCCGGATAATGCTACAGGAATTGATTATTTCACCATCGTGTACGCCACAAAGGAACAATTGGAACAGGCACTTGAACAATTGCGTCAATCCGGTACAGTCGTTACACAAGTCGAGGACACTTGGTTTACGGTAGACCCACAGAATATTCGTATACGTCTGACAACCGCGAACTGA
- a CDS encoding Ku protein codes for MHTVWKGAISFGLVHVPVKMFSATEDKDISMRYIHKVCGSPLAYVRQCPSCEVDVKWEEITKGYEYEKGKFVLFEKDELEALNDSTNKTITILDFVDLTEIDPIYFQKTYYLSPDQAGGNAYQLLMNAMRDTGKIGIAKISIRSKSSLAAIRVLEDCLSMETIFYPDEIRPVSQVPNLPEVQNVNEKELTMAKLLIDQLSTPFEPGKYTDDYRNKLLDLIQHKVAGEEIKIAPAKPEANVMDLMAALQASIEAVKPIPADPGTTTAKPKKRAPRKTSAQAVAGGESDTPAPTKRKKAAPKPKV; via the coding sequence ATGCATACCGTCTGGAAAGGTGCAATCAGTTTTGGCCTTGTTCATGTCCCTGTCAAAATGTTCTCGGCTACCGAAGACAAAGACATCTCCATGCGCTATATCCATAAAGTCTGCGGCAGCCCGCTCGCTTATGTTCGTCAATGTCCATCCTGTGAAGTGGACGTCAAATGGGAAGAGATCACCAAAGGCTATGAATATGAAAAAGGAAAGTTCGTACTCTTCGAGAAAGATGAATTAGAAGCGTTAAATGATTCCACCAACAAAACCATCACCATACTGGATTTTGTCGACTTAACTGAGATTGACCCGATTTATTTTCAGAAAACATATTACCTTTCGCCCGATCAGGCTGGGGGAAATGCCTATCAGCTGTTGATGAACGCGATGCGGGATACCGGCAAAATTGGCATCGCCAAAATCTCCATCCGCTCCAAAAGCAGCCTGGCTGCGATACGTGTGTTGGAAGATTGCCTCTCCATGGAGACGATTTTCTATCCGGACGAGATTCGTCCTGTCTCCCAGGTGCCCAACTTGCCAGAAGTGCAAAACGTGAATGAGAAGGAACTCACGATGGCAAAGCTCTTGATTGACCAATTGTCCACGCCTTTTGAACCCGGTAAATACACCGATGACTATCGCAACAAACTGCTGGATCTTATCCAGCACAAAGTGGCAGGCGAGGAAATCAAGATTGCTCCAGCCAAACCTGAAGCCAATGTGATGGATTTGATGGCTGCCTTGCAGGCAAGCATTGAGGCCGTAAAACCTATTCCGGCTGATCCTGGGACAACAACGGCCAAACCGAAGAAACGCGCACCGCGAAAAACGTCCGCTCAAGCGGTTGCCGGAGGAGAATCCGATACACCTGCACCGACCAAAAGAAAAAAGGCGGCACCCAAACCAAAAGTTTGA
- a CDS encoding H-type small acid-soluble spore protein → MDAKRAKAIYDSKDTIAVTLEGDPVWIENVDEANGMATVQVGSRPGNTQTVRVDRLEE, encoded by the coding sequence ATGGATGCAAAGCGCGCCAAAGCGATATATGATTCCAAGGATACGATTGCCGTTACGCTGGAAGGAGATCCGGTCTGGATCGAGAACGTGGATGAAGCCAATGGCATGGCGACCGTTCAGGTTGGCAGCAGACCGGGAAATACCCAGACGGTACGTGTGGATCGCTTGGAGGAGTAG
- the tsaE gene encoding tRNA (adenosine(37)-N6)-threonylcarbamoyltransferase complex ATPase subunit type 1 TsaE, whose protein sequence is MNQTHEQWVFPSHGIADTEALASALARQANAGMVIALDGDLGAGKTAFSQKFAWHLGVRDVVSSPTFTLIKEYEGRLPLYHMDVYRISLEEADELGLDEYFYGAGVSLVEWSSIIPELLPQEHLHVQIETTGLEDRTITLDGYGETYAAMCRQFRQNGVK, encoded by the coding sequence TTGAATCAGACGCACGAGCAGTGGGTGTTTCCATCCCATGGCATTGCAGATACAGAAGCACTCGCTTCCGCACTCGCCAGACAGGCAAACGCCGGCATGGTGATTGCTTTGGATGGTGATCTGGGCGCGGGTAAAACGGCATTTTCACAGAAATTTGCCTGGCATTTGGGTGTACGTGATGTGGTGAGCAGTCCCACATTCACGTTAATCAAGGAGTACGAAGGGCGTTTGCCTTTATATCACATGGATGTATATCGCATATCGCTGGAAGAAGCGGATGAGCTTGGACTTGATGAATATTTCTATGGAGCCGGAGTCAGTCTGGTGGAGTGGTCGAGTATCATTCCCGAATTGCTGCCGCAAGAGCACTTGCATGTGCAGATTGAAACAACGGGCCTGGAGGATCGAACGATTACACTGGATGGGTACGGCGAGACTTATGCAGCCATGTGCCGACAGTTCAGACAGAATGGGGTCAAATGA
- the tsaB gene encoding tRNA (adenosine(37)-N6)-threonylcarbamoyltransferase complex dimerization subunit type 1 TsaB, translated as MMMEDLQKEPRQRFLALDTSTAVMAAAMMEGHALLEERNERAERNHSVHVVPVMEQLLAASSTQPGQLDGIAVGVGPGSYTGIRIAVTAAKTLAWAWDIPVAGVSSLQALAWGGWHSGLAAKAEAAADDAAAGAGGTPSADQGSTGAAPVHWIVPLVDARRGQACTALFASAGSDAPRRLAPDAIRKMDGWLEALAARMAEAAPEERPAAVWFVGETGPHAAAAAELRCPAGTALQLVPYELEGRWVGRLGAAALLAGQRDDVHALVPNYTQLSEAEANLLRKS; from the coding sequence ATGATGATGGAAGATTTACAAAAAGAGCCGCGTCAGCGGTTTTTGGCGTTGGATACATCCACCGCAGTGATGGCAGCTGCGATGATGGAAGGTCATGCGCTTCTGGAAGAACGCAATGAACGGGCTGAGCGCAACCATTCGGTACATGTTGTACCGGTGATGGAGCAGCTGCTGGCTGCCAGCAGCACACAGCCTGGCCAACTGGACGGTATTGCCGTTGGCGTTGGCCCAGGCTCGTACACGGGCATCCGCATTGCGGTGACCGCTGCGAAGACACTGGCCTGGGCATGGGACATCCCCGTAGCCGGGGTGTCCAGCCTTCAGGCCCTCGCCTGGGGCGGCTGGCACAGCGGCCTTGCCGCCAAGGCGGAAGCTGCGGCAGACGATGCCGCAGCAGGGGCTGGCGGAACGCCATCCGCGGACCAGGGCAGCACAGGTGCTGCCCCCGTCCACTGGATCGTTCCGCTTGTGGATGCACGGCGCGGTCAAGCGTGCACCGCGCTGTTTGCCTCCGCCGGGAGCGATGCGCCCCGGCGTCTGGCGCCTGATGCCATCCGCAAGATGGACGGATGGCTGGAAGCCCTCGCCGCCCGCATGGCGGAGGCGGCGCCGGAAGAGCGGCCCGCTGCCGTCTGGTTCGTCGGCGAGACGGGCCCTCATGCTGCGGCAGCGGCGGAGCTTCGCTGCCCCGCAGGAACGGCGCTCCAGCTCGTACCTTATGAGCTGGAAGGCCGCTGGGTTGGGCGCCTTGGCGCCGCCGCGCTGCTTGCAGGTCAGCGTGATGACGTGCATGCGCTGGTGCCGAACTACACCCAGCTGTCTGAAGCGGAAGCCAATCTGCTGCGCAAAAGCTGA
- the rimI gene encoding ribosomal protein S18-alanine N-acetyltransferase produces MDNVANNKQEASLQFRFMTLADIPDVMEIEHEAFTLPWTEEAFQNELTHNQFAKYMVMELEGKAIGYAGMWTIMDEAHITNIAVRGAYRGRKLGEKLLDELMSTAAYLGMERMTLEVRVSNSIAQRLYQKKGFESAGLRKGYYSDNGEDAMIMWANLPSAGRSGEEEGSVLDS; encoded by the coding sequence ATGGACAACGTGGCGAATAATAAGCAGGAAGCATCGCTTCAGTTCAGGTTCATGACACTCGCGGATATTCCCGATGTGATGGAGATTGAACATGAGGCCTTTACCCTGCCCTGGACGGAAGAAGCATTTCAAAATGAATTGACACACAATCAGTTTGCTAAATATATGGTGATGGAATTGGAAGGCAAAGCCATTGGTTATGCCGGAATGTGGACGATTATGGATGAAGCCCATATTACCAATATTGCAGTCAGAGGCGCGTATCGTGGACGCAAGCTTGGCGAAAAGTTACTGGATGAATTAATGAGTACAGCGGCTTATCTCGGGATGGAACGAATGACGCTGGAGGTCAGAGTTTCGAACAGCATAGCTCAGCGTTTATATCAGAAAAAAGGGTTTGAATCGGCGGGTCTTCGTAAAGGGTATTACTCCGATAATGGGGAAGATGCGATGATTATGTGGGCGAACTTGCCGTCTGCAGGCCGGAGCGGCGAAGAGGAAGGAAGCGTACTGGATTCATGA